Proteins from a genomic interval of Pirellulales bacterium:
- a CDS encoding DUF2007 domain-containing protein — protein sequence MADSFPPWIQFRLRTILVAITAFSIAAAISPRLAVVGGVIALLMSVISHLASAPQSMTTIARYRFAHEAGLAKNLLAANEIAAFVHNELAATIFGDTAIAVRLLVAVEDETRARMILASEGATSNLIVAPDGPGTHDLDNVASD from the coding sequence ATGGCCGATTCATTTCCCCCTTGGATCCAGTTCCGCCTGCGCACCATCTTGGTGGCGATCACCGCCTTTTCGATCGCCGCCGCGATTTCGCCGCGCTTGGCAGTCGTCGGCGGCGTCATCGCGCTTTTGATGAGTGTCATCTCGCATTTGGCCAGCGCTCCCCAATCAATGACGACCATCGCCAGGTATCGCTTTGCGCACGAAGCGGGGTTGGCCAAGAATCTGCTCGCGGCGAATGAAATTGCCGCGTTCGTCCACAATGAATTGGCGGCAACCATTTTTGGCGACACGGCGATTGCCGTTCGTTTGCTGGTGGCTGTGGAAGACGAAACGCGCGCTCGAATGATTCTTGCCTCGGAAGGCGCGACTTCCAATCTCATCGTCGCGCCGGACGGACCTGGCACGCACGACCTCGACAACGTCGCATCCGACTGA